Proteins encoded by one window of Geobacter sp. DSM 9736:
- a CDS encoding sigma-54 dependent transcriptional regulator yields MDMTILVVDDEESIRASLAGILEDEGFRTVCAVDGVEALAQVEREVPDLVLLDIWMPRLDGLETLQKLKEVNPGLLVIMMSGHGTIETAVRSTKLGAYDFIEKPLSLEKVLVTVKNALGMNRLREENASLRALQDHEMIGVSLPMTQLTDQIRLVAPTNASVLITGENGTGKELVARSIHYHSQRRDKAFVAINCAAIPEELIESELFGHERGAFTGAVAQKKGKFDLADGGTIFLDEIGDMSLKTQAKVLRILQERKFERVGGTRVIEVDVRVIAATNKVLEEEIKGGGFREDLYYRLNVVPFKVPSLRDRRDDIPLLAEHFLAVFCQREGGGNKMILPEAMALLKQYEWPGNVRELKNIIERLVIMTPGRTIGPAQLPDYLSGGEAVREVPGTRIEAFLDRNSLREAREEFEKEFILQKLEENGWNISKTADAIELERSNLHRKIKTYGIDLKK; encoded by the coding sequence ATGGACATGACGATACTGGTTGTAGATGACGAGGAGAGCATCAGAGCTTCCCTGGCAGGGATTCTGGAGGATGAGGGATTCCGGACGGTCTGTGCCGTGGACGGGGTGGAGGCCCTTGCCCAGGTGGAGCGGGAAGTGCCGGACCTGGTGCTTCTCGATATCTGGATGCCCCGCCTGGACGGACTGGAGACGCTCCAGAAGCTGAAGGAAGTCAATCCGGGACTTCTGGTAATCATGATGTCGGGGCACGGTACCATCGAGACTGCCGTGAGGTCCACCAAACTGGGTGCTTATGACTTCATCGAGAAGCCCCTCTCCCTGGAGAAGGTGCTCGTCACGGTAAAAAACGCCCTGGGCATGAACCGCCTGCGGGAGGAGAACGCTTCACTGCGTGCGCTCCAGGACCACGAGATGATCGGCGTATCCCTGCCCATGACCCAGCTGACCGATCAGATCAGGCTCGTCGCTCCCACCAACGCTTCCGTCCTCATCACCGGGGAGAACGGTACAGGCAAGGAACTCGTCGCCCGCTCCATCCACTATCACAGCCAGAGGCGGGACAAGGCTTTCGTCGCCATAAACTGTGCGGCGATTCCGGAGGAGCTGATCGAGTCGGAACTCTTCGGGCACGAGCGCGGTGCATTCACCGGTGCCGTGGCGCAGAAGAAGGGGAAGTTCGATCTGGCGGACGGGGGGACCATCTTCCTGGACGAGATCGGGGACATGTCCCTGAAGACCCAGGCGAAGGTGCTTCGCATACTTCAGGAGCGGAAATTCGAACGTGTCGGGGGCACACGCGTCATCGAGGTCGACGTCCGGGTCATAGCCGCCACCAACAAGGTTCTCGAAGAGGAGATAAAGGGGGGAGGTTTCAGGGAAGACCTCTACTACCGGCTGAACGTAGTTCCTTTCAAGGTGCCGAGCCTGCGGGACCGGCGCGATGACATACCGCTGCTTGCCGAGCATTTTCTTGCGGTTTTCTGTCAACGGGAGGGAGGAGGCAACAAGATGATCCTCCCGGAGGCCATGGCGCTCCTCAAGCAGTACGAATGGCCCGGGAACGTGCGGGAGCTCAAGAACATCATAGAGAGGCTCGTGATCATGACCCCCGGCAGGACCATCGGACCGGCTCAGCTTCCCGATTACCTGAGCGGAGGCGAGGCAGTCCGGGAAGTTCCGGGAACGCGGATCGAGGCCTTTCTCGATCGCAACTCCCTGCGCGAGGCGCGGGAGGAGTTCGAGAAGGAATTCATCCTCCAGAAACTGGAGGAGAACGGCTGGAACATCAGCAAGACCGCCGATGCCATTGAGCTTGAGCGGAGCAATCTGCATCGGAAGATCAAGACGTACGGAATCGACCTTAAAAAATAG
- a CDS encoding pyridoxal phosphate-dependent aminotransferase: MAIAEKIAGFIERASWIRKMFEEGEQLRSIHGADKVYDFTIGNPDVEPPEQFVEKLLELALRPLPGMHRYMSNAGYEETRAAVAEVLAEASGLEVKGSHVVMTCGAGGALNVVLKTILNPGEEVIILAPYFVEYKFYIDNHGGIPREVQTVPGSFQLDVAAIESAINEKTRALIVCSPNNPTGVVYPEESLRQLGEMLERRERELNRQIYLISDEPYSRICYDGVQVPNIFRYVASSVIVTSHSKDLALPGERIGYLAANPRMEGVELFMEGSVFSNRVLGFVNAPALMQRLVAGLQNISVDIGLYQEKRDLLYDNLTQMGFRMVKPQGAFYLFPESPLPDDVEFVRMAQRHRILLVPGAGFGAPGFFRIAYCVEKGMIDRSLPAWRNLAKEAGLPG; encoded by the coding sequence ATGGCCATTGCCGAAAAGATAGCCGGTTTTATCGAGCGCGCATCGTGGATCAGGAAGATGTTTGAAGAAGGGGAGCAGCTTCGCAGTATTCACGGGGCGGACAAGGTTTACGACTTCACCATCGGAAATCCCGATGTCGAGCCTCCCGAGCAATTCGTGGAGAAGCTGCTGGAGCTTGCCCTGCGCCCGCTTCCCGGCATGCACCGGTATATGAGCAATGCCGGGTACGAGGAGACCAGGGCCGCTGTGGCCGAAGTTCTTGCCGAAGCGTCGGGTCTGGAGGTGAAGGGGAGCCATGTAGTGATGACCTGCGGCGCCGGAGGGGCGCTAAACGTTGTCCTGAAGACCATTCTCAACCCGGGCGAGGAGGTCATCATCCTTGCCCCTTACTTCGTCGAGTACAAATTCTATATCGACAATCATGGCGGCATCCCGCGCGAGGTTCAGACGGTGCCGGGCAGCTTTCAGCTCGACGTGGCCGCAATCGAGTCCGCCATCAACGAAAAGACACGGGCGCTGATCGTCTGCTCTCCCAACAACCCCACCGGAGTCGTGTATCCTGAGGAGAGCCTGCGGCAGCTCGGGGAGATGCTGGAACGCCGGGAGCGGGAGCTGAACCGGCAGATATACCTCATATCCGACGAGCCCTATTCCCGGATCTGCTATGACGGCGTTCAGGTGCCGAACATATTCCGGTACGTGGCCAGCTCCGTCATCGTCACTTCCCACAGCAAAGACCTCGCTCTTCCCGGTGAGCGGATCGGGTATCTTGCAGCCAACCCGCGGATGGAGGGGGTGGAGCTGTTCATGGAAGGCTCCGTTTTCTCCAACCGCGTCCTTGGATTCGTCAACGCGCCTGCTCTCATGCAGCGGTTGGTGGCGGGCCTCCAGAATATTTCCGTGGATATCGGACTCTATCAGGAAAAACGGGATCTGCTCTACGACAACCTGACGCAGATGGGGTTCAGGATGGTGAAGCCACAGGGGGCGTTCTACCTCTTTCCCGAATCTCCCCTGCCGGATGACGTCGAGTTCGTCCGGATGGCGCAGCGGCACCGCATCCTGCTTGTGCCGGGCGCCGGATTCGGCGCGCCCGGTTTCTTCCGCATAGCGTACTGTGTCGAGAAGGGCATGATAGACCGCAGCCTTCCGGCCTGGAGAAATCTGGCAAAGGAGGCCGGGCTGCCCGGTTGA
- a CDS encoding PAS domain S-box protein produces MPTDVRLLIIEDVEDHALLQVRELRKNGFNVDFERVETREELEAALRAGVWDAVLSDYNLPGFNGLEALRIVQEKADIPFILVSGAIGEELAAEVMKAGAGDYIRKGNLARLGPTLARELRDSVVRRERRQAAEELAKYREHLEELVRERTAQIEQKNRELRESEEKHRWLFESTPDGILVTVPDGTIVSANPAAQALFGMTEEELRQAGRRALIDDEDLRIHELLRERARTGQCRGTLTYVRKDGSKFDGEMISVIHDIHGSAFVIIRDISERVQAEHALRKSEARFRGVFENAAVGMSLFDPQGRLVRGNAKLFEILGYPQEELQGRAFQSFTHNEDREPDQSNYLLLMKGDLSSYTVEKRYIRKDGNQVWVRVTRSAQPGERGLPDYSINIVEDISARKEAEAELQRTATLLRAVMESTPDFVFVKDRKGRMLMANPATLKFLGKKPEEVIGKTDAEFVGGVHAELIMENDRMVMERGETLVVEEILQLDAENRVFLSTKSPYKDFTGNVIGLIGISRDITDRKQANEERERLLAEVQRSNQDLQQFAYIASHDLQEPLRMVASYMQLLERKYGQQLDEKAQEYIGYAVDGARRMQRLIEGLLKYSRITRDTQLAPVDANSTCTAAIDNLGQAVRESGGVVTTDSLPVVQGDEIQLVQLFQNLIGNGLKYRHPCIAPHVHVSARREGPAWLFSVTDNGIGIEPGHHDRIFQIFQRLHTREEYFGTGIGLASCKKIVERHGGRIWVESKPGEGSTFYFTLPADQA; encoded by the coding sequence ATGCCGACAGACGTCCGTTTACTGATCATAGAAGACGTTGAGGACCATGCACTGCTGCAGGTGCGTGAGTTGCGGAAAAACGGCTTCAACGTCGATTTCGAACGGGTCGAGACCCGGGAAGAGCTGGAGGCAGCTCTCCGTGCCGGAGTATGGGATGCCGTCCTTTCCGACTACAACCTGCCGGGTTTCAACGGGCTGGAGGCGCTCCGTATCGTGCAGGAAAAGGCTGACATACCGTTCATTCTCGTCTCGGGAGCGATAGGTGAAGAGCTGGCAGCCGAAGTCATGAAAGCCGGTGCCGGCGACTATATCAGGAAAGGGAACCTGGCCCGCTTGGGCCCGACGCTGGCGCGTGAGTTGCGGGACTCGGTGGTTCGAAGGGAGCGGCGTCAGGCCGCAGAAGAGTTGGCCAAGTACCGGGAGCATCTGGAAGAGCTCGTGCGGGAGCGCACGGCGCAGATCGAGCAGAAGAACAGGGAGTTGCGGGAAAGCGAAGAGAAACATCGATGGCTCTTTGAAAGCACGCCCGACGGCATTCTTGTCACCGTTCCGGATGGAACCATAGTGTCTGCCAACCCTGCGGCACAGGCGCTGTTCGGGATGACGGAAGAAGAGCTGCGGCAGGCAGGCCGCCGGGCCCTCATAGATGATGAAGACCTGCGCATCCATGAACTGTTGCGGGAACGAGCCCGTACCGGACAATGTCGCGGAACGCTTACCTATGTGAGGAAGGATGGCAGCAAGTTCGACGGGGAGATGATTTCCGTCATCCACGATATCCACGGCTCCGCCTTCGTCATAATACGGGATATTTCCGAGCGCGTTCAGGCAGAGCATGCGCTGAGAAAAAGCGAAGCGCGGTTTCGGGGCGTATTTGAAAACGCTGCAGTGGGGATGAGTCTTTTCGATCCGCAGGGAAGGCTCGTGCGAGGAAACGCCAAGCTCTTCGAGATCCTCGGATATCCCCAGGAAGAGCTGCAGGGGCGTGCTTTTCAAAGCTTTACGCACAACGAAGACAGGGAGCCGGACCAAAGCAACTATCTACTGCTGATGAAAGGCGATCTTTCGAGTTACACGGTGGAAAAGCGGTACATCAGGAAGGACGGGAACCAGGTCTGGGTCCGAGTGACCCGTTCCGCACAACCGGGGGAGCGGGGGCTGCCGGATTACAGCATCAACATTGTTGAGGACATTTCCGCGCGCAAGGAGGCCGAGGCAGAACTCCAGCGTACGGCGACTCTCCTTCGTGCCGTTATGGAAAGCACTCCCGATTTCGTATTTGTGAAGGACCGCAAAGGGCGGATGCTCATGGCGAACCCGGCAACGCTGAAGTTTTTGGGCAAAAAACCGGAGGAAGTTATTGGCAAAACTGATGCGGAATTTGTGGGGGGGGTGCATGCGGAACTAATCATGGAGAACGACCGTATGGTCATGGAGCGCGGCGAGACACTGGTCGTAGAGGAGATTCTTCAGCTTGATGCAGAGAACCGTGTATTTCTTTCCACGAAAAGTCCCTACAAAGACTTCACCGGAAATGTCATAGGGCTCATCGGGATATCCCGCGACATTACCGACCGGAAACAGGCGAACGAGGAGCGGGAGCGGCTGCTTGCCGAGGTCCAGCGGTCAAACCAGGACCTCCAGCAGTTTGCCTATATCGCCTCCCATGACCTTCAGGAACCGCTGCGGATGGTAGCCAGTTACATGCAGCTTCTTGAACGGAAGTATGGCCAGCAGCTTGACGAGAAGGCGCAGGAGTATATCGGGTATGCCGTAGACGGCGCGCGAAGGATGCAGAGGCTCATAGAGGGCCTCCTGAAGTATTCCCGCATTACGCGTGATACACAACTTGCACCCGTAGATGCCAACTCGACCTGTACGGCCGCCATAGACAACCTGGGGCAGGCTGTAAGGGAGTCTGGGGGCGTGGTGACGACGGACAGCCTTCCTGTGGTGCAGGGGGATGAGATCCAGCTCGTTCAGCTCTTCCAGAACCTGATCGGCAACGGCCTCAAATACCGGCACCCCTGCATTGCCCCGCACGTCCACGTCTCCGCTCGAAGGGAAGGTCCGGCATGGCTTTTTTCGGTAACCGATAACGGCATCGGTATCGAGCCGGGGCATCATGATCGTATTTTCCAGATATTCCAGAGGCTTCATACCAGAGAGGAATACTTCGGCACAGGCATCGGCCTTGCTTCGTGCAAGAAAATCGTTGAAAGGCATGGGGGGCGTATCTGGGTCGAATCGAAACCCGGAGAAGGCTCCACATTCTACTTCACCCTTCCGGCGGACCAGGCGTAA